The genomic region GATCGACGAGCGGCCGTCGAGCAGCAGGGTGTCGTCGTCGCCGGGCAGGGCCTCGAGCAGTTCGAGTCCTTCGTCTGCACCGAGCGAACGATAGCCCTCGATCATGCCCCCGCGGCTCAACGGCGTTCCGCAGCAAAGGACGAAACAACCGCCCTCGAAGGCGTACTGGCGGCTCGCCAGCTGGTGCAGGTCGTGGCCGCTCGGCCACTGGGCCACGTGGACGATCTCGCCCGCGGCGTGCATGACCTGCCGCAGTGCGGGCATCCAGTGTTCCCAGCAGACCATCGCCCCCACGTTCCCGTGTGGAGTCCCGAGCACCTCGAGGGTGCTGCCGTCGCCGCGGCCCCAGATCATGCGCTCGGTGTAGGTGGGAACCAGCTTGCGCCGCAGTGCCCGGCTCCGGCCGTCCCTCGAAAGCGAGGCGATGGTGTTGTACAGGGTGTTACCGCGTCGTTCGTGCAGGCCCATGACCACGTCGCAGTCGTGTGCACGTGCGGCTTCGTGGAGCCGGGCGAGCTCGGGACCGTCGATCGTGGGCGACTGCTCGAACAGACGCCGGTAGACAGCGCGTGCCGGAGCGCTGTTCCACAGGGCCGCGCCGGGTGCACTGTCGATCCAGGCCGGGTAGCCGGTGAGCCAGGTCTCGCCGAAGGCCACCAACGACGCACCCGTACGGGCCGCTGCCCCGATGCGTTCCAGGGCCCGGTCGACGGTCGCGTCGAGGTTCAGGAAGACGGGCGCGGCCTGGACCACTGCGACGCCGAAGGATCGATCGACCATGAACGCTCAGCCCTTGCGTGCGCGGCGTTGTGACCGGCGATCGCTCAGCAGAGCGATCAGCTCTCCCACCGTGTGGTGGGCCTCCAGGGGATGCCGCAGCGAGATCTCCCCGTGGATCCGATAGTGGTTGCGACGGCCGTCGCGTTCCCGGTCTATGATCCCGGCGTCCTCGAGTTCACCCACGATGCGCTGGACCGCGCGTTCGGTGATCCCCACCCGCTCGGCCACCTCGCGGATCCGGATGTCCGGCTCCTGGGCCAGGCACAGGAGCACGTGACAGTGATTGCTGAGAAAGGTCCACGAGTGTCCGTGACCATGCATCGCGCGCACGTCCATCGGCTGGCACCCCGTCTTGACGCTTGGGGGATTGCCGTTACCTAGTTGCAGGAAAATCTATTCAGGAATCGGATTGCGCAAGTGTGGGGTCGTTCCTTTCCTGGGTGCGCTCGACCCGTGCCTCCCGAACCCGCCTGACAGCAGAGGTCCTTCTCGGCCATGCCCATCATGTTCCCGACCGTTCTGGCGTTGCTCGTCGGATCGCTCGCCGTCCCCGCTCTGGCGCGTGTCGCCGGCCGGGCGACGGGGTGGATATTGGCTCTCGTCGTGGGTGGGGCCGGCGTTCTGATCCTCCGGCAGGGCTTCCGGACGCCGGCCGTCGAGGTCGTCCCGTGGCTCGGGGATCTCGGCGTCCACCTCGCGCTACGGCAGGACGGACTGGCCGCCACCTTCGTGTTGCTCGTGGCTGGGATCGGTGCGCTCGTCCTGTTGTACGGCGACGGCTATCTCCACGGCAGCGCGCTGCGCGCACGCGTGCTCGCGTTGTTGACCGCCTTCCTGGCCGCGATGCTCGGCCTGGTGCTCAGCGACGACCTGATCACGCTCTTCGTGTTCTGGGAACTCACCTCGATCACGTCGTACTTGCTGATCGGGGTCAAGCACCAGGACGAGTCGTCGCGCTCGGCGGCGCGGCAGGCACTGCTGGTCACCGGTGCCGGTGGGATCGCACTGTTGGTGGGCCTGATCCTCCTGGCGCGGATCGGCATGGATGCCGGTCTGGCTGTCGACGAGGCCTGGCGCGTCTCGTCGCTGTTGACGATCGATCCGCGAGCGCATGCACTCTATCCGGCTGCGCTCGCGCTGATCCTGCTCGGCGCCTTCACCAAGTCGGCGCAAGTCCCCTTCCACTTCTGGCTGCCCGCGGCCATGGCCGCGCCCACGCCGGTCAGTGCCCTGCTGCACTCGGCCACCATGGTCAAGGCGGGCGTGTTCCTGCTGGCGCGGTTGCACCCGATCATGGGGGGCACCACGGCGTGGGTCTGGACCGTCACGGCGGTGGGCATGGCGACCATGTTCTACGCTGCGGTGGTGGCGGTGCGGCAGCGCGATCTGAAGAAGGTCCTCGCGTGGTCGACGGTCGCGGTGCTGGGCGTGCTGACCATGTTGTTGGGCCTGGGCACGAAGAAGGCCGTCGAGGCGGCCGTCGTGTTCCTCGTGGCCCATGCGCTGTACAAGGCAGCCCTCTTCATGGTCGCCGGCAACGTCGACCACGGTGCGGGCACGCGCGACCTGGCGCACCTCGGGGGGCTGCGGAGGCTCTTGCCGTGGACTGCGGCGGCCGGTGCCGTGGCCGCGCTGAGCAAGGCCGGTGCGCCTCCCATGTTCGGGTTCGTGGGCAAGGAACTGCTCTACAAGGCCAAGGTCGACCTGGACGGGATCACCGCCCTGTTGGTGCTGGTCGCGGTGCTGGCGAACGTGGCTCTCGTGGCGGCGGCCCTGCTGGTTGGCGTACGACCCTTCTGGGGCCGATTGCGTGAGAAACTGGAGGACGCACACGAAGTCCCCTGGTCCATGCGGGTGGGTCCACTCGTCCTGGCGTCGGCCGGGATCTTCATCGGCCTGGTGCCGGCGGCGTTCGACCGCGGTCTCGGATCGGCCATGGCCTCGTCGATCCTGGCGAAGCCGGTGGCCATGGAGCTGAAGCTCTGGCACGGCGTCGATCCCACGGCACTCACCGTGCTGGCCCTGAGCATCGCGACATTGATGGCCGGTGCCGCAGTGTTCACGCGTCGTCGGGGTGGGCTGACCGCGACGACCGGTCCCATGCCCGACACGCCATTGTTCGCGGGGCGTGTGTTCGAGCGGTGGTTGCTGGCGTTGTACGCGGGAGCCGGAGTGTTCACGCGAGTGCTGCACACGGGTTCGTTGCGACGCTACGTGCTGCTGACGGTGGGAGTGTCGCTGGCGTTGTTGGCCACGGTGCTGTTGCGCAACGGGTTGCCGAACCTGTCGGTACCCTTCCACGCGCCCGAGCTCCACGAGTGGTTCGTGCTCCTGTTGATCGTGGGCGGGGCGTTGCACGCGGCCACCACGCGCTCACGACTCGCGGGTGTCGCCGCCGTCGGTGTGTCGGGCGCCGGCGTGGCCCTCGTGTTCCTGTTCTTCGGCGCCCCCGATCTGGCCATCACGCAGATCATGGTGGAGACGTTGACGGTCGTGCTCTTCGTCCTGGTCTTCTACCGCATGGCCCCCTTCGTCCAACGCAGCCGTTCGTGGACCCGGATGCGGGACGCCTTCGTGGCCACCGCGATGGGTGCGGTGGTCACCGTGTCCCTGCTCGCGGTCGCGGCGGTGCCCGACGGGGCCACCGTGAGCGACGAGCACGTGGCCCGGAGCGTGGTCGAGGCCTTCGGTCGCAACGTGGTGAACGTGATCCTGGTGGACTTCCGCGCGCTCGACACCCTGGGCGAGGTCATCGTGGTGGCCTGCGCGGGTCTCGGAGTCTACGCGCTGGTCCGGTCGGGACGATCGGCCGGGAGGGCATGACCGTGGACTCGTTGATCCTGCGCACCGCCACCCGGTTCCTGGTCGGTCTGCTGGGGCTGTTCTCCCTCTTCGTGCTGATCCGTGGGCACAACGAGCCCGGCGGCGGCTTCATCGGTGGCCTGCTGGCCGGGAGCGCCCTGGCCCTGTACGCCCTGGCGAACGGCGTTCCGGAGGCCCGGCGATTGCTGCGCGTCGATCCGCGTTCGTTGATCGCGGCCGGCGCGGTGTGCCTCGTGACCGCGGCGGTGGCCAGCATGTTCGCGGGCCAGGAGATGCTCACCGGACTGTGGTTGAAGCAGCCCGTCCCCGGTCTGGGCAAGGTGAGCACGGTGCTGGTCTTCGACGTCGGTGTGTACCTGGCGGTGATGGGAATGGCCCTGCTGGCCCTGTTCACGCTCGGTGAGGACGACGAGGAGAGCCACGCGGAGGAGGCCGGACGATGACCCTCGTGCTCACGATCACCGTCGGAATCCTCGTGGCCTGTGGCGTCTACCTCATGCTCCGCCGGAGCCTGGTGAAGTTCCTGTTCGGAATCGTCCTGCTCGGTCATGCCGCGAACCTGTCCGTTTTCACGGTGGGTGGTCTGCGCCGTGGCGCGTCGGCGGTGGTGCCGGCCGGCGAGACGGTGCTCGAGCCCGGCCACGCCGATCCGCTGCCGCAGGCCCTGGTGCTGACGGCCATCGTGATCGGCTTCGCAGTGGTGTCGTTCCTGGCCGTGCTGATCCGGCGGGCGCAGGAGTCGATCGGCACGGGTGACGTCGAGGAGATGCGGGAGACGGAGGCATGAGTCACTGGGTCGTGCTGCCGATCCTCGTCCCGTTGATCGGGGCGACGCTGGGCTGGGTGTTCTGGCGTTCGCCGCGCGCGCAGGTCGTGGTCGGGATCGCGGCGTCCGTGATCCATCTCGCGGTCTCGATCGCATTGCTCGTGATGGTCGGCCGTCACGGCATCCTCGTCGCGCCCATCGGGAGCTGGACGCCGCCGATCGGGATCGTGCTCACGGCCGACCTGCTCGGCGCGATCATGGTGGTACTCACCGCCCTGCTGGGACTGACGTCGAATCTCACGGCCGTGGTCGAGGTCGATCGTCAGCAGAAGAAGGTGGGGTTCTTCCCGTTGATGCAGGTGCTGTTGCTGGGGGTCAGTGGTGCCTTCCTCACCGGCGATCTGTTCAATCTGTTCGTGTTCTTCGAGGTCATGCTCATGGCCAGCTTCGTGCTGCTGGCCCTGAGTGGCCGGCGCGACGCGCTCGAGGGCGCGGTGAAGTACGTGGGTCTGAACCTGTTCTCGTCGGCTCTGTTCCTGATCGGGGCGGGCATGGCCTACGCCATGGCCGGAACGTTGAACATGGCCGACCTGTTCGGAAAGCTGCCCGCGGTCGCCGCGCAGGACCCGACGGCCGTCACCGTTCTCGGTGCCTTCCTGCTGATCGCCTTCGCGGTGAAGGCCGGTGTGTTCCCGGTGTACTTCTGGTTGCCGGCCAGTTACCACACCTCGTCGCCGGCGGTCTCGGCCATCTTCGCGGGCCTGCTGACGAAGGTCGGCGTGTACGCGCTCATCCGCCTGACCACGATCCTGGCACCGGCGAGTTCCGGGCTGATCGAGATCATGCTCTGGGTGGCCGCGGCCACCATGGTCTTCGGCGTGGTCGGTGCGGTCGCCCAGACGCACACCCGGCGCATTCTCGGTTTCCACATCCTCAGTCAGATCGGCTACATGGTGGTCGGCGTGGGTCTGCTGGCGTCTCCCGATCCCACGGTGCGCCGGCTCGGATTGGCGGCGACGGTCTTCTACCTGGCCCATCACATCCTCGTGAAGACGAATCTCTACCTGGTGGCCGGCGCGGCGCTGCGCATGCTCGGCGACGAGCGGCTGAAGCAGGCCGGAGGGCTGGCGCGACGTGCCCCGTGGCTGGCCGCCGTGTTCCTCGTTCCCGCGTTCAGCCTCGCCGGTCTGCCGCCCCTGTCCGGATTCTGGGCCAAACTCGCCGTCTTGCGATCCGGTGCCATGGGGGAGGCCTGGTTGGTCGTGGCCGCCGCGGCCGTGGCCGGGATCCTCACGCTGGTCAGCATGCTGAAGATCTGGAACGAGGTGTTCTGGAAGGACCTGCCCGAGGGTTCGACACCGGCGCCGGCGCTGAGCACGTCTGAGAAGTGGATGCGTGGGCTTCCCATGGCGATCCTGGCCGTGGCGACCCTGTCGATCGGTCTGTGGCCGGCGCCATTGTACGAACTGGCCGAGCGTGCGGCCGCGCAGCTGCTCGATCCGGGGGCGACGATCGAGGCCGTGCTGCCCGACGGCGCCGTGGCCGCGTCCTCGGAGGTCCAGCCGTGAACGCCTTCCTGCTGAACCTGGTCTTCGCTGCGGTCTGGGCCGCACTCGTGGGCGAGGTCGACACCCCGCACCTCGTGTTCGGCTTCCTGCTGGGCTACGGCGTGCTGTGGGTGTTGCGTCCGATCATCGGTGGATCCTATCACCGCAAGCTGCCCATGCTGATCGGCTTCGCGGTGTTCTTCCTGCGCGAGCTGGTCGTGTCGACCCTGCGCGTGGCGTGGGAGGTCGTGACTCCCGCCGACAAGCGTCGTCCCGGGATCGTGGCCGTTCCGCTCGACGTGGAGACCGACGCCGAGATCACGTTGCTGGCGAATCTGATCACGCTCACGCCGGGCACCCTGACCATGGACGTGTCGAGCTGCCGTCGCTTCCTGTACGTGCACGCCATGTTCGTGGACGACCGCGAGGCCTTCCGCCGCGAGATCAAGGACGGCTTCGAGCGCCGTGTGTTGGCCCTGATGCGCGACGACGCGCCAGGTGCCACGGCCGAAGGAGGTGCGGCGTGATCGACCTCGTGGCCGAGATCGCCCTGGGAATCCTGGGGACCTCGCTGGTCCTTGCCTTCGCCCGTCTGGTCCGCGGTCCCGCGCTGGGGGACCGGGCGCTGGCCCTGGACCTGATCAGCACGATCAGCGTGGCCGTGGCCGCCGTGGTGGCGATCCGCTTCCGTAGCACCGTGTACCTCGACGTCGCCGTGGTCCTCGGATTGATCGCCTTCATCGGGACCGTGGCCTTCGCCCGTTATCTGGAACGGGGGGAACGTCGATGATCGAGATCCTCGTGGCGATCCTCGTCCTGTTGGGCGCCCTGGCCACGTTGGTGGCCGGGGTGGGTCTGGTGCGCATGCCGGATCTCTACACGCGGATGCAGGCGACGAGCAAGGCGGCGACGCTCGGCGCGATCCTGGTGCTGCTGGGCACCGCGCTGGCCTTCGGCGAGACCGCGATCACGGTGCTCGCACTGGTGGTCGTGCTCTTCCTCGCGTTGACGGTTCCGGTGGCCTCGCACATGTTGGCCCGTGCGGGTTACGTCGCCGGGGTGCGCATGGCCGACCCCGGTGCCCCTGACGAGCTCGAAGGTCGCTACGAGGCCGGCACGCATCGCCTGCGGGCTCCGGAACCGACGGCCGAGTCCCCGGCGCGCGATCGGAGAGGCTCGGCCTGACGACCGGGCTGGAATCCGCGGCCACCACGGCACACGCACCCCTCCGGAGGCCACATGCCCCGATTCCTGGGCCAGACCAGCTACGAGCACGGCAGCCTGCAGCGCGTGGGCGTCCTGCTCAGCAACCTGGGCACTCCCGACGAACCCAACGCGCCGGCCCTGCGCCGCTACCTGCGCCAGTTCCTGTCGGACCCGCGCGTGATCGAGGTTCCCCGCCCCGTATGGGCGGTGATCCTGAACTCTTTCATCCTGCCGTTCCGGCCGCGGAAGGTGGCCGAGGCCTACCGCGAGATCTGGACCGAAGAAGGCTCGCCGTTGCTGGTGATCGCACGGCAGCAGCGTGACGCCCTGCGCGAGCTCCTGCAGGAGCGCTACGGTGATCTGGTCCGTGTCTCGGTGGGCATGCGCTACGGACAGCCGAGCATCGACGCCGCGCTCCGGGAACTGCTCGACGACAACTGCCGTCGGATCCTGCACGTACCGTTGTACCCGCAGTACGCGGCTGCGACCACCGCGACCAACATCGACGAACTGGCGCGCAGCTTCGCCCGCCGCCGCTGGGTGCCCGAGCTGCGTACCGTCAATCAGTACGACGACGACCCGGGCTACATCGCCGCGCTCGCCAACAGCGTACGCGAGTTGTGGGAGCGCGACGGTGAACCGGAGCGCCTGCTCATGAGCTTCCACGGGATTCCGCAGCGCTACTACGACCAGGGCGATCCCTACCCCTGCTTCTGCCAGCGGACCGGTCGTCTGCTGGGTGAGGCGCTGGGGATCGAGAAGGATCGTTACGCGGTGACCTTCCAGTCGCGCTTCGGGCGCGAGCCCTGGGTGCAGCCCTACACCGACGTGACCCTCGAGGAATGGGGAGCCGAGAAGCTCGGCAGCGTCGACGTGATCTGTCCCGGGTTCAGTGCCGATTGCCTCGAGACCCTCGAGGAGATCGACATGCAGAACCGCGAGTTCTTCCAGGAGGCCGGGGGCGGGCGTTTCCGCTACGTCCCGGCGCTGAATGCGCGGGCCGACCACGTGGAGGCCCTGGCGGGGATCGTCGAGCGTAACGTGGGCGGCTGGGTGCCGGCCGAGCGCCGGCAGGTGACGTCGTGAGCCGGTGGCTCGATCCATTGCCCGAGGCCTGGCGCGGACGGACCGAGGACCTTGCCCTGCTGCTACTCCGTCTCGGTTTCGGGGGCATCATGATCTACGGGCACGGTTGGGCCAAGCTGACCGGCTTCTCCGAACTCGTGGCCGAGTTCCCCGACCCGCTCGGAGTGGGTTCCGCCGCCAGCCTCGGCCTGGCCGTCTTCGCCGAGGTCTTCTGCGCTGCGGCGGTGGTGCTGGGCCTGCTCACCCGATGGAGCCTGGTTCCGCTGGTCGCGACCATGGTCGTCGCGGTCTTCGTGGTGCATGCCGAGGATCCCTTCCAGCGCCAGGAGCTGGGACTCCTGTACCTGTTCGGTTACGCCGCGCTGTGGCTGAAGGGTCCGGGCCGATGGTCGGTGGACGCCGCCCTCGGGTGGTTGCGCCCGGTGCGCGTCTGAACCGGATCGCACCTCAGAACAGACGGCCCTGGACCGCGCTGTGCTTCGGCGGCACCGGCAGACCGGCGTGGGTCCGCAGGTTGAAGGTCTGCACCGCGTGCCGGGCCAGTTCCACGTTGTTGTGCTCCGTGGGCTGGTGCACGAAGAGGTGGGCCGTGTGGAGCCCCGCTTCGAACCAGTCGGCCAGGCGGTCGGCCCAGGCCCCGGTGCGGTCGTAGTCGGTGGGGTCGAGGTCGTTCAGGGCCAGGCGAACGAAGGCAGTGGGCGCGGTCAGTTCCATGTGCAGCACGTCGCGGCGGCCGGCGACGTCGGTGATCACCGCGATGGCGCCCGACTGGCGCAACAGGGCGAAGACCTCCTGGCGGACCGCCGGATCGGCGAACCACTCGGTGTGGCGCAGTTCCACCGCGAAGGGGATCTCGGCCGGCCAGGACTCGACGAAGGTCCGCAGGGCCGGCCACTCGCGTGGCCCGAAGTCGTTGGGCAGCAGCAGCCAGCACACGCCGAGCGAGTCGCCGAAGGCCGCGACCGCCTCGAGGAAGGCGTCGCGGTCGGCGTCGACCGACCGCAGACGTTTCTGGTGGCTGATCGTGCCC from Candidatus Krumholzibacteriia bacterium harbors:
- a CDS encoding carbon-nitrogen hydrolase family protein, whose protein sequence is MVDRSFGVAVVQAAPVFLNLDATVDRALERIGAAARTGASLVAFGETWLTGYPAWIDSAPGAALWNSAPARAVYRRLFEQSPTIDGPELARLHEAARAHDCDVVMGLHERRGNTLYNTIASLSRDGRSRALRRKLVPTYTERMIWGRGDGSTLEVLGTPHGNVGAMVCWEHWMPALRQVMHAAGEIVHVAQWPSGHDLHQLASRQYAFEGGCFVLCCGTPLSRGGMIEGYRSLGADEGLELLEALPGDDDTLLLDGRSSIVAPDTSYVVEPVIGREEIVFAEIDPARCDESRLKLDVAGHYSRPDLFTLSVDRRPQENVRDDS
- a CDS encoding winged helix-turn-helix domain-containing protein: MHGHGHSWTFLSNHCHVLLCLAQEPDIRIREVAERVGITERAVQRIVGELEDAGIIDRERDGRRNHYRIHGEISLRHPLEAHHTVGELIALLSDRRSQRRARKG
- the mbhE gene encoding hydrogen gas-evolving membrane-bound hydrogenase subunit E, with translation MPIMFPTVLALLVGSLAVPALARVAGRATGWILALVVGGAGVLILRQGFRTPAVEVVPWLGDLGVHLALRQDGLAATFVLLVAGIGALVLLYGDGYLHGSALRARVLALLTAFLAAMLGLVLSDDLITLFVFWELTSITSYLLIGVKHQDESSRSAARQALLVTGAGGIALLVGLILLARIGMDAGLAVDEAWRVSSLLTIDPRAHALYPAALALILLGAFTKSAQVPFHFWLPAAMAAPTPVSALLHSATMVKAGVFLLARLHPIMGGTTAWVWTVTAVGMATMFYAAVVAVRQRDLKKVLAWSTVAVLGVLTMLLGLGTKKAVEAAVVFLVAHALYKAALFMVAGNVDHGAGTRDLAHLGGLRRLLPWTAAAGAVAALSKAGAPPMFGFVGKELLYKAKVDLDGITALLVLVAVLANVALVAAALLVGVRPFWGRLREKLEDAHEVPWSMRVGPLVLASAGIFIGLVPAAFDRGLGSAMASSILAKPVAMELKLWHGVDPTALTVLALSIATLMAGAAVFTRRRGGLTATTGPMPDTPLFAGRVFERWLLALYAGAGVFTRVLHTGSLRRYVLLTVGVSLALLATVLLRNGLPNLSVPFHAPELHEWFVLLLIVGGALHAATTRSRLAGVAAVGVSGAGVALVFLFFGAPDLAITQIMVETLTVVLFVLVFYRMAPFVQRSRSWTRMRDAFVATAMGAVVTVSLLAVAAVPDGATVSDEHVARSVVEAFGRNVVNVILVDFRALDTLGEVIVVACAGLGVYALVRSGRSAGRA
- a CDS encoding Na+/H+ antiporter subunit B: MTVDSLILRTATRFLVGLLGLFSLFVLIRGHNEPGGGFIGGLLAGSALALYALANGVPEARRLLRVDPRSLIAAGAVCLVTAAVASMFAGQEMLTGLWLKQPVPGLGKVSTVLVFDVGVYLAVMGMALLALFTLGEDDEESHAEEAGR
- a CDS encoding NADH-quinone oxidoreductase subunit K, which translates into the protein MTLVLTITVGILVACGVYLMLRRSLVKFLFGIVLLGHAANLSVFTVGGLRRGASAVVPAGETVLEPGHADPLPQALVLTAIVIGFAVVSFLAVLIRRAQESIGTGDVEEMRETEA
- a CDS encoding proton-conducting transporter membrane subunit, whose amino-acid sequence is MSHWVVLPILVPLIGATLGWVFWRSPRAQVVVGIAASVIHLAVSIALLVMVGRHGILVAPIGSWTPPIGIVLTADLLGAIMVVLTALLGLTSNLTAVVEVDRQQKKVGFFPLMQVLLLGVSGAFLTGDLFNLFVFFEVMLMASFVLLALSGRRDALEGAVKYVGLNLFSSALFLIGAGMAYAMAGTLNMADLFGKLPAVAAQDPTAVTVLGAFLLIAFAVKAGVFPVYFWLPASYHTSSPAVSAIFAGLLTKVGVYALIRLTTILAPASSGLIEIMLWVAAATMVFGVVGAVAQTHTRRILGFHILSQIGYMVVGVGLLASPDPTVRRLGLAATVFYLAHHILVKTNLYLVAGAALRMLGDERLKQAGGLARRAPWLAAVFLVPAFSLAGLPPLSGFWAKLAVLRSGAMGEAWLVVAAAAVAGILTLVSMLKIWNEVFWKDLPEGSTPAPALSTSEKWMRGLPMAILAVATLSIGLWPAPLYELAERAAAQLLDPGATIEAVLPDGAVAASSEVQP
- a CDS encoding Na+/H+ antiporter subunit E, with translation MNAFLLNLVFAAVWAALVGEVDTPHLVFGFLLGYGVLWVLRPIIGGSYHRKLPMLIGFAVFFLRELVVSTLRVAWEVVTPADKRRPGIVAVPLDVETDAEITLLANLITLTPGTLTMDVSSCRRFLYVHAMFVDDREAFRREIKDGFERRVLALMRDDAPGATAEGGAA
- a CDS encoding monovalent cation/H+ antiporter complex subunit F, translated to MIDLVAEIALGILGTSLVLAFARLVRGPALGDRALALDLISTISVAVAAVVAIRFRSTVYLDVAVVLGLIAFIGTVAFARYLERGERR
- the mnhG gene encoding monovalent cation/H(+) antiporter subunit G codes for the protein MIEILVAILVLLGALATLVAGVGLVRMPDLYTRMQATSKAATLGAILVLLGTALAFGETAITVLALVVVLFLALTVPVASHMLARAGYVAGVRMADPGAPDELEGRYEAGTHRLRAPEPTAESPARDRRGSA
- the hemH gene encoding ferrochelatase, coding for MPRFLGQTSYEHGSLQRVGVLLSNLGTPDEPNAPALRRYLRQFLSDPRVIEVPRPVWAVILNSFILPFRPRKVAEAYREIWTEEGSPLLVIARQQRDALRELLQERYGDLVRVSVGMRYGQPSIDAALRELLDDNCRRILHVPLYPQYAAATTATNIDELARSFARRRWVPELRTVNQYDDDPGYIAALANSVRELWERDGEPERLLMSFHGIPQRYYDQGDPYPCFCQRTGRLLGEALGIEKDRYAVTFQSRFGREPWVQPYTDVTLEEWGAEKLGSVDVICPGFSADCLETLEEIDMQNREFFQEAGGGRFRYVPALNARADHVEALAGIVERNVGGWVPAERRQVTS
- a CDS encoding DoxX family protein, translating into MSRWLDPLPEAWRGRTEDLALLLLRLGFGGIMIYGHGWAKLTGFSELVAEFPDPLGVGSAASLGLAVFAEVFCAAAVVLGLLTRWSLVPLVATMVVAVFVVHAEDPFQRQELGLLYLFGYAALWLKGPGRWSVDAALGWLRPVRV
- a CDS encoding DUF72 domain-containing protein, whose protein sequence is MDFGRGVALDAIDFRLPPDPPGTRALLAGVRGRGRSHDLRVGSPRWADRGYVGSLYPEGTTPGGYLNAYARALPTVELNATWYRCDAEQNRRWAAQVPPGFRFCPKLPGTISHQKRLRSVDADRDAFLEAVAAFGDSLGVCWLLLPNDFGPREWPALRTFVESWPAEIPFAVELRHTEWFADPAVRQEVFALLRQSGAIAVITDVAGRRDVLHMELTAPTAFVRLALNDLDPTDYDRTGAWADRLADWFEAGLHTAHLFVHQPTEHNNVELARHAVQTFNLRTHAGLPVPPKHSAVQGRLF